The following proteins come from a genomic window of Spea bombifrons isolate aSpeBom1 chromosome 10, aSpeBom1.2.pri, whole genome shotgun sequence:
- the IGHMBP2 gene encoding DNA-binding protein SMUBP-2, with the protein MDEFVKKQLELLGEEREAEIEQSRAWQGSVSLKELQRKGVCLLKLQVASQRTGLYGRLLVTFTPRKFDSEAVLPSNSFSSGDIVGLYDSNSPTEPLATGIVAGVTQKTINVAFDDSSNDTLILGTECTYRLLKLANDVTYKRIKRALTTLGQYHSGPAFDLINVLFCSSEPSSFVQPRALEFYNPSLDDSQKEAIAFALGQREVAIVHGPPGTGKTTTVVEIILQAVKQGLKVLCCAPSNVAVDNLVERLAVYKEKILRLGHPARLLESLQHHSLDAVLARSDNAQIVADIRKDIDQTFAKMKKLQRKDEKSNFKTEIKALRKELKSREEAAMIETLKKANVILATNTGSSLDGPLKLLPDNYFDLVVIDECAQALEASCWISLLQTKKCILAGDHKQLPPTIISHKAAADGLSLSLMERLIAKYGDAVVRMLTVQYRMNQSIMRWASSEMYGGRLTAHSSVAHHLLKDLPGVSLTEETSIPLLLIDTAHCGLFEIDVEDEQSKGNPGEVRLVDLHIQALTAAGVKPRDIAVIAPYNLQVDMLRQCLRQRYPDLEIKSVDGFQGREKEAVVLSLVRSNAKGEVGFLAEDRRLNVAITRARRHVAVICDTHTVSSHKFLKGMVDYFNKHGEVRTAFEYLEDVVPEKYSQENGNVRKQETEAKKAPGTRSKGPANEKKERNINKSSKARDKAKREDSKESFPHDEESEVSAENGSNEDSLRKTIEDFMKDPHKTHLAFPSSLTSHDRLLVHQIAEEWGLQHVSAGDGKERCISVAKTKVVSEDAVSPKMDDTSPEKDFQLPESEKAKSDREISRGAASRNIDLKALHAERMQREKQRLEDQNRKRQQGAAQKPSEKKKSNAKSKTDAVSTAIVGDDDAGFDALIAATVKADKTCGFSTCKASVVTVGDFCVHCNKRFCLSHHIPEVHGCGERAKANARTRISREGIIYAGSGHKDHSLDPTKKAHLQRKLDKKINELTNQRKTKKKDK; encoded by the exons gtgacaTTGTGGGGCTTTATGATTCAAACAGTCCCACTGAACCTCTTGCCACAGGGATAGTGGCAGGGGTCACACAGAAGACTATTAACGTGGCCTTCGACGATTCCAGTAACGACACATTAATCTTGGGCACTGAATGTACGTACAGGCTTCTCAAACTGGCAAATGATGTCACGTACAAGAGAATTAAAAG GGCTTTGACCACTTTGGGTCAGTACCATTCTGGACCTGCCTTTGACCTGATCAACGTCCTGTTCTGTTCTTCTGAGCCCAGTAGTTTTGTGCAGCCAA GAGCTTTGGAGTTTTACAATCCGTCGTTGGACGATTCACAGAAAGAAGCCATAGCTTTTGCTCTTGGTCAGAGAGAAGTTGCTATTGTCCATGGTCCTCCTGGGACTGGTAAAACCACCACAGTGGTGGAAATTATCCTCCAAGCTGTGAAGCAAGGGCTGAAG GTCCTCTGCTGCGCTCCTTCTAACGTGGCGGTAGACAATCTGGTAGAGCGCCTAGCGGTATATAAAGAAAAGATACTACGCCTGGGTCATCCTGCGCGGCTGCTGGAATCCCTACAACACCATTCTCTGGACGCTGTACTAGCGCGTAGCGATAATGCGCAAATTGTAGCTGATATCCGTAAGGACATCGACCAGACCTTT GCAAAAATGAAAAAGCTACAGCGGAAGGACGAGAAGAGcaattttaaaacagaaattaaagCTCTCCGAAAAGAGCTGAAGAGCAGAGAAGAAGCCGCGATGATAGAGACGCTAAAAAAAGCCAACGTAATCCTGGCCACCAATACAG GTTCCTCGTTAGACGGGCCTCTGAAATTGCTTCCCGATAATTACTTTGACCTGGTGGTAATTGATGAATGCGCCCAAGCGCTGGAAGCCAGCTGCTGGATCTCGTTGCTGCAGACCAAAAAGTGCATCTTGGCCGGTGATCACAAACAATTACCCCCCACAATCATATCTCACAA GGCTGCAGCCGACGGTCTGTCTCTAAGTTTGATGGAGCGGCTGATTGCGAAGTACGGAGATGCGGTAGTGAGGATGCTAACCGTCCAGTACCGGATGAATCAGTCCATAATGCGGTGGGCTTCCAGTGAAATGTACGGGGGGCGATTAACGGCACATTCTTCTGTTGCACACCATTTGCTCAA GGACCTGCCAGGAGTGTCATTAACAGAGGAGACGAGCATCCCGCTGCTTCTGATTGATACGGCGCATTGTGGTCTGTTTGAAATTGATGTGGAAGACGAGCAATCTAAGGGGAATCCAG GTGAAGTCCGTCTGGTGGATTTGCACATACAGGCTCTCACGGCGGCAGGCGTGAAACCGCGTGATATTGCAGTAATAGCACCGTATAACCTGCAG GTGGATATGTTGAGGCAGTGTCTCCGTCAGAGGTATCCGGACCTAGAAATCAAATCTGTGGATGGCTTTCAAGGAAGGGAAAAAGAAGCTGTTGTATTATCTCTTGTGAGATCAAACGCTAAAG GCGAAGTGGGATTTCTGGCCGAAGACAGAAGGTTGAACGTGGCCATTACCCGTGCGCGCCGCCACGTTGCTGTTATATGCGATACCCATACCGTTAGCAGCCACAAGTTTCTTAAAGGTATGGTGGATTACTTCAACAAACACGGAGAAGTCAGAACCGCCTTTGAATACCTCGAGGACGTCGTACCCGAAAAATATTCCCAAGAGAACGGAAATGTCCGCAAGCAAGAAACCGAAGCCAAGAAAGCCCCCGGTACGAGGAGTAAGGGGCCAGCTAACGAGAAAAAGGAAAGGAATATTAACAAAAGCAGTAAGGCAAGGGACAAAGCGAAGCGGGAAGACTCCAAGGAGAGCTTTCCGCACGATGAGGAATCGGAGGTAAGCGCTGAAAACGGTTCCAATGAAGACAGTCTGAGAAAAACGATTGAAGATTTTATGAAGGACCCTCATAAGACGCACTTGGCTTTCCCTTCAAGCCTCACATCGCATGATAGATTATTGGTCCATCAGATAGCAGAAGAATGGGGCTTACAGCATGTGAGCGCGGGAGACGGCAAGGAAAGATGTATTTCGGTTGCCAAAACCAAAGTCGTTTCGGAAGATGCGGTATCTCCGAAAATGGATGACACGAGTCCCGAGAAGGATTTTCAATTACCGGAATCGGAAAAGGCAAAGAGCGACCGGGAGATAAGCCGCGGCGCAGCCTCGCGTAACATTGACCTGAAAGCGCTGCACGCGGAAAGAATGCAACGGGAGAAGCAAAGGCTTGAAGACCAAAACCGAAAGAGACAACAGGGCGCAGCTCAAAAACCCTCGGAGAAGAAGAAATCCAACGCAAAAA GTAAAACCGATGCTGTTTCCACAGCTATCGTTGGCGACGACGACGCAGGGTTTGATGCATTAATCGCTGCCACAGTGAAGGCAGACAAGACGTGTGGTTTTAGTACATGTAAAGCGAGCGTCGTCACAGTGGGAGATTTCTGTGTACACTGCAACAAACGCTTCTGCCTCAGCCACCATATTCCAGAG GTTCATGGATGTGGGGAAAGGGCCAAAGCCAACGCGCGGACGAGGATCAGCCGCGAAGGAATCATTTATGCAGGAAGCGGGCATAAAGACCACTCGTTGGATCCAACGAAAAAGGCTCACTTGCAGAGGAAATTggacaagaaaataaatgaattaacaaatcagagaaaaactaaaaagaagGACAAATAA